TATGACTGTGCTCTTCTCTTCCTTCCAAGTCCATTATGTAGGTTGACATGCGTAAAGATCAAAGGCTGCTGGATAAGAAATTGTGAACTACATGTAAATTGGAGAAGCAGAAACCCAAGTACCCTTTAACGGAGACAGAGAGACTACTTAGATGTCCAATTTGGCTCATCATATTGTCCCGCTGACCAGTCACTAGGCTCCATTAATGAACCTGGAATGATCAATACATCACGTCTAACATATTGTTTGCATTTTCTCATTTGAGATCATGGCTTTGCATTTGAACACTGACGATgacataataaaaataattactaTTATTAACATTGAAAATTATTTCCAAGAAACTGCAGAATCAATCAATATATTTGAAGTGCGCATCAGAATTTACAAGAGCACCAATTTTGTCCGGGGAGATAATTTTTTAGTTTCCACGATTCTGGCACCATTCCGAGCGGCCTCCTTGGTGGCAATTTCACATGGATGCCCAGGCAGATTATACTTCACCTTCTTGGCCATTTGTTCAAGCCGAGGCAGCGGTAATTCCTTCCATCTCCCAACCCGACTCGGATCTCGAGTGTCCAGAGTTAAGCTCTCCAGGGAAGGACCTGCAGCCTCTATCAAGTGCATGACAAACTCAACATCACTCTTCAACccaatccaacccaaaaattcCACCTCCTTCAGGCAGCAGTTGTACTTCTGTCCTTCAACCCATTGCCGTGTTGTATCCCCAAATTTGAGCATATCGTCCCAAAACTCTCGATTCATTGACAGCTCCGTTGACTCCCAGCAGACAGTGTACTTGAGCACCAGTTTATGCAAACTCGGAGATGCGTGAATAAATGAACAGAGAAAAAGGATGCTCTGCTCGTATAGTGCAACAAATTGCAATTCCAGTTGTTGAAGATTGCTAAACTGCGAAAAGGTCTTGGGAAACAGGTAAAACTCCATAGCAACCAGTAATTTCAGATCCAAAGCCAATGTCTTGAGCTGTGAGATGGAGAAGGGAACCTGGCTGAATTTGGTAATCAGTAGATCTTCACAAAGATCACAGCTGACGTTAGGTGCCCATTTGAGAGAAACTGAAGAGAGTTGAGGAACGTCTTTGAAGAGCATGTTTATCCTGCATCCTTgatactcaaaagaaaaaaggttcAAGGCTGAAACAACCTCGATAGCTTCCAAACCAAGACAAGATATTAATCCCAAGTGCTTCAATTTATTGTTAGGCGATCGAAGCCTCAAATTATACAAGGATGGTGCACGACTAACGGACAACTTCTCCAGGACTGGACAATCAGACAAAAGATACAGGAGCTGTTCTTCAACAACATTGACGGAATTCAGCACAAGGGAAGTCAGTGCCTTCCATTCCA
This sequence is a window from Coffea eugenioides isolate CCC68of chromosome 7, Ceug_1.0, whole genome shotgun sequence. Protein-coding genes within it:
- the LOC113776915 gene encoding F-box/LRR-repeat protein At3g58900-like is translated as MGCITQIPVDILIDIVSRLSLKEAAKTRAVSRRWKNLFKFYSGCLDFDALDTIALIYMGKKRDRVELPKYIDWVNQVLASHQAQTVEEFRVSFDLDNTYAGILDSWTCFAAAKRVHRLELDLSPFRSRKTSLDEIYCFPTDLEWKALTSLVLNSVNVVEEQLLYLLSDCPVLEKLSVSRAPSLYNLRLRSPNNKLKHLGLISCLGLEAIEVVSALNLFSFEYQGCRINMLFKDVPQLSSVSLKWAPNVSCDLCEDLLITKFSQVPFSISQLKTLALDLKLLVAMEFYLFPKTFSQFSNLQQLELQFVALYEQSILFLCSFIHASPSLHKLVLKYTVCWESTELSMNREFWDDMLKFGDTTRQWVEGQKYNCCLKEVEFLGWIGLKSDVEFVMHLIEAAGPSLESLTLDTRDPSRVGRWKELPLPRLEQMAKKVKYNLPGHPCEIATKEAARNGARIVETKKLSPRTKLVLL